In Sphingomonas phyllosphaerae, one DNA window encodes the following:
- the gatA gene encoding Asp-tRNA(Asn)/Glu-tRNA(Gln) amidotransferase subunit GatA: MTALTDLGIAAIRNGVRDGDFSAREVAEAFNAAVAAAKPLNAFLVETPEHALAAADAADKARAAGEALKPMAGVPIGMKDLFCTKGVPTTAASHILEGFTPEYESTVSQNLWNAGAGMLGKLNLDQFAMGSSNETSYFGNVISPWRRNDGGNAPLAPGGSSGGSSSAVAARLAPGATGTDTGGSIRQPAAFVGISGIKPTYGRCSRWGTIAFASSLDQAGPMARDVRDCAIMLEAMAGFDAKDATSLDLPVPNWEGQLNASLAGKRVGIPKEYRVDGMPAEIEALWQQGIAWLKDAGAEIVDVSLPHTKYALPAYYIIAPAEASSNLARYDGVRYGLRDLPDGANLQELYARTRAEGFGDEVKRRILIGTYVLSAGFYDAYYTQAQKVRTLIARDFERAWDVCDVLLTPTAPSAAFALGEKSADPLAMYLNDVFTVPSSLAGLPAMSVPGGVDAAGLPLGLQVIGKPLDEQGVLNAALAIEERAGFTARPTRWW, translated from the coding sequence ATGACCGCACTCACCGATCTGGGCATCGCCGCGATCCGCAACGGCGTCCGCGACGGCGACTTTTCCGCGCGCGAGGTGGCCGAGGCGTTCAACGCCGCGGTCGCCGCGGCAAAGCCGCTCAACGCCTTTCTCGTCGAGACGCCCGAGCATGCGCTCGCCGCCGCCGACGCCGCCGACAAGGCGCGCGCGGCGGGCGAGGCCCTCAAGCCGATGGCCGGCGTGCCGATCGGCATGAAGGACCTGTTCTGCACGAAGGGCGTCCCGACCACCGCGGCCAGCCACATCCTCGAAGGCTTCACGCCCGAATATGAATCGACCGTTTCGCAGAACCTGTGGAACGCCGGCGCGGGGATGCTCGGCAAGCTGAACCTCGACCAGTTCGCGATGGGTTCATCGAACGAGACCAGCTATTTCGGCAATGTCATCAGCCCGTGGCGGCGCAACGACGGCGGCAACGCCCCGCTCGCGCCGGGTGGGTCGTCGGGTGGCTCGTCCTCGGCGGTCGCCGCGCGACTTGCGCCGGGCGCGACGGGCACGGACACCGGCGGCTCGATCCGCCAGCCGGCGGCGTTCGTCGGCATCTCGGGGATCAAGCCGACCTACGGCCGCTGCTCGCGCTGGGGGACGATCGCCTTCGCTTCGTCGCTCGATCAGGCCGGGCCGATGGCGCGCGACGTCCGCGACTGCGCGATCATGCTGGAGGCGATGGCCGGCTTCGACGCCAAGGACGCCACCTCGCTCGACCTGCCCGTGCCGAACTGGGAAGGGCAGCTGAACGCCTCGCTGGCCGGCAAGCGCGTCGGCATCCCCAAGGAGTATCGCGTCGACGGCATGCCCGCCGAGATCGAGGCGCTCTGGCAGCAGGGGATCGCGTGGCTGAAGGACGCCGGCGCGGAGATCGTCGACGTCTCGCTGCCGCACACCAAATACGCGCTGCCCGCCTATTACATCATTGCACCCGCCGAAGCCTCGTCGAACCTCGCGCGCTACGATGGGGTCCGTTACGGGCTCCGCGACCTGCCGGACGGGGCCAATTTGCAGGAATTGTACGCACGGACGCGCGCCGAAGGCTTCGGCGACGAGGTCAAGCGCCGCATCCTGATCGGCACCTACGTCCTCTCCGCCGGCTTCTACGACGCTTACTACACGCAGGCGCAGAAGGTCCGCACGCTGATCGCGCGCGATTTCGAGCGTGCGTGGGACGTCTGCGACGTGCTGCTGACCCCCACCGCCCCCTCGGCGGCGTTCGCGCTCGGCGAGAAGTCGGCCGATCCTTTGGCCATGTATCTCAATGACGTGTTCACCGTTCCTTCCAGCCTCGCCGGCCTGCCGGCGATGAGCGTGCCGGGCGGCGTCGACGCGGCGGGGCTGCCGCTCGGTCTACAGGTGATCGGCAAGCCGCTCGACGAACAGGGCGTCCTCAACGCCGCACTGGCGATCGAGGAACGCGCGGGCTTCACCGCGCGCCCGACCAGGTGGTGGTGA
- the gatC gene encoding Asp-tRNA(Asn)/Glu-tRNA(Gln) amidotransferase subunit GatC, translated as MSVDTATVRRIAGLARIAITDDEAARLAPELGNILDWIEQLGEVDTAGVEPMTAVIPNHLRLRDDVVTDGGVRDKVLANAPQAEHGFFTVPKVIE; from the coding sequence ATGTCCGTTGACACCGCAACCGTCAGGCGCATCGCCGGCCTCGCCCGCATCGCCATCACCGACGACGAAGCCGCCCGGCTCGCGCCCGAACTCGGCAACATCCTCGACTGGATCGAGCAACTCGGCGAGGTCGACACCGCCGGGGTCGAGCCGATGACCGCCGTGATCCCCAACCATCTGCGGCTGCGCGACGATGTCGTCACCGATGGTGGCGTCCGCGACAAGGTGCTCGCCAACGCACCGCAGGCCGAACATGGCTTCTTCACTGTGCCCAAGGTGATCGAATAA